The genomic DNA AAGCCCGGAGAACGTGCATCGAATAATAAGAAAGGTCCTCGCGGGTGAGAACGCATGAAGCTTCCAGAGTCATGGCTTAAAAGGATAGACGAGCTCGATCTGCCGATCAGCCTCAAGGACGCTATCAAAAGCGGCCTGGAAGAGGCGGAGAGGGTGACTGAGGAGCAGTTCGAGACGATAATAAAGGAGGTCGTCGAGGACTATGAACATGCGAGGGTCGAGCCGTGCGAGGCAGTGGGCGTCGTCGCAGCCCAGTCCATCGGCGAGCCGGGCACGCAGATGACGATGCGTACTTTCCACTACGCTGGCGTCGCGGAGATCAACGTCACCCTCGGTCTTCCGAGGCTGATAGAGATCGTCGATGCACGCAAGATCCCGTCGACGCCAACGATGACCATACGGCTGCTGCCTGAGTACGCCTCGGATCGCGACATGGCGAGGGAGGTCGCATGGGCAATCGAGGCCACCTCTATCCTGCATCTGGGCTCGATAGCCACAGATCTCGCGGAGATGAATGTGGTCATAGAGCTCAATGAGGATGCGATGGCACAGCGGAAGATCACAGCTGAGGATGTGGCCGAGAAGCTGAGAGATGCCACAGGTCTGACTGTGGATCAAAAGGGGAACACCATCATAATGGCGCCCGAGGAGCCGTCTTACAGGGAGCTCTTGCAGCTGGTCGAGCGAATAAAGAAGGTCACGCTGAAGGGCGTTGATGGTATAAAGCGTGTGGTCATCCGGAAGGAGGGGGATGAGTATGTCCTCTACACTGAGGGCTCATCCCTCAAGGAGGTCCTGGAGTTCGAGGGCGTCGATCCAACCAGGACCAAGACGAACAACATTAACGAGATATGCGAGGTCCTCGGAATAGAGGCAGCTCGCAATGCAATAATCAACGAGGCTACCGAGACCCTCCGCGAGCAGGGCCTCCAGGTCGATGTCAGGCACATCATGCTTGTCGCCGATATCATGACCTGTGACGGCGATGTGAAGCAGATCGGCAGACATGGCGTATCAGGAGAGAAAGCGAGCGTCCTCGCTCGCGCTGCCTTTGAGGTCACTGTGAACCACATACTTGATGCCGCGATCCGTGGCGATGTGGACGACCTCAGAGGCGTCACCGAGAACGTCATAGTCGGCCAGCCGATCCGGCTTGGAACCGGAGACGTCCAGCTGGTAGCAAAAAGAATTGATGAGGTAGTTCGATGATAAATATCGATAGAGCGCTCAGGAGTTCCATAAGAACCGGTAAAGTTGTGCTTGGCTCCAACAGCTCTCTGGAGCACGGTCTCCGGGGAGACGCAAAGCTCATAATATACGCTTCGGACTGCCCGGAGCACGTGCGCCAGAAGCTTCGCAGCCTTGAGGTTCCGGTGTATGCATACCAGAGCTCCGGAAGGGATCTGGGCGCAGCATGTGGAAAGCCATTTCCGGTAGCCGCCCTGGCTGTTATCGAGCCCGGGGACTCTGAGATCATGGCGCTGCTGCGGGAGATCCGGGGTGTTGCGAATGAGTGAGTTCAAGCTCACAACAGAGGGAATAAGATACATAGCGCTCTTTGAGAGCCTCACGGGCGGCATGGCAAGGGACTGCATAGTCGACGAGGAGAACGACAGGATAATCTTCGTCATACAGAAGGGAGACATGGGGGCCGCGATCGGAAGGAAGGGGAGCAACATAAACCGCGTCAAGAAGTCCATTGGAAAACAGATAGAGATAGTCGAGTACAGCGACGATGTCAAGGAGTTCCTGCAGAACCTCTTCCAGCCGGCTGATGTCAAGAACATCATGGTGGTCAACAAGAATAACAAGCGATTGGCTTATGTAGAGGTAGCCAACAAGGACAAGGGTATTGCCATTGGGCGTGACGGCCGAAACATACTTAAAGCCAAGATGCTGGCACAGAGGCATCATGGCGTTGATGATATAATCATACAGTGAGCGGCACAACGCCCTAAAAGAGCGCTATCATGAATTCACGATCAACGGTGATTGAATGGGAATGGGAATCAATGCGGCCAGGAAG from Methanothrix thermoacetophila PT includes the following:
- the rpoA2 gene encoding DNA-directed RNA polymerase subunit A'', whose translation is MKLPESWLKRIDELDLPISLKDAIKSGLEEAERVTEEQFETIIKEVVEDYEHARVEPCEAVGVVAAQSIGEPGTQMTMRTFHYAGVAEINVTLGLPRLIEIVDARKIPSTPTMTIRLLPEYASDRDMAREVAWAIEATSILHLGSIATDLAEMNVVIELNEDAMAQRKITAEDVAEKLRDATGLTVDQKGNTIIMAPEEPSYRELLQLVERIKKVTLKGVDGIKRVVIRKEGDEYVLYTEGSSLKEVLEFEGVDPTRTKTNNINEICEVLGIEAARNAIINEATETLREQGLQVDVRHIMLVADIMTCDGDVKQIGRHGVSGEKASVLARAAFEVTVNHILDAAIRGDVDDLRGVTENVIVGQPIRLGTGDVQLVAKRIDEVVR
- a CDS encoding 50S ribosomal protein L30e produces the protein MINIDRALRSSIRTGKVVLGSNSSLEHGLRGDAKLIIYASDCPEHVRQKLRSLEVPVYAYQSSGRDLGAACGKPFPVAALAVIEPGDSEIMALLREIRGVANE
- a CDS encoding NusA-like transcription termination signal-binding factor; translation: MSEFKLTTEGIRYIALFESLTGGMARDCIVDEENDRIIFVIQKGDMGAAIGRKGSNINRVKKSIGKQIEIVEYSDDVKEFLQNLFQPADVKNIMVVNKNNKRLAYVEVANKDKGIAIGRDGRNILKAKMLAQRHHGVDDIIIQ